A stretch of the Amycolatopsis sp. BJA-103 genome encodes the following:
- a CDS encoding SCO6745 family protein: MTRIARRMYELLEPICLVTYLADECNEELAALGHRTYWDGYFASRAAPLGWVPAQVVHAAFYSFAEGEAARHVPSAWETIPPEASVAARERGSAASLRRILGDELAGSPGLVRAADLATKAATSAPMEGRVVYAGMRALPVPGDPVARLWHSATMLREHRCDGHVAALVGARIGGTEAHVLSALEMGIHPPESFGRIHHLPKERLAAVMDGLRERGLVDTDGRFTDSGRATKQRVEDLTDELAAPPYDALSSAELDELIAELEPITATLVATGSQ; this comes from the coding sequence ATGACTAGAATCGCCCGTCGCATGTACGAGCTCCTGGAGCCGATCTGCCTGGTCACCTACCTCGCCGACGAGTGCAACGAGGAGCTGGCCGCGCTCGGCCACCGCACCTACTGGGACGGCTACTTCGCCAGCCGTGCCGCACCGCTGGGGTGGGTGCCGGCGCAGGTTGTGCACGCGGCCTTTTACAGCTTCGCCGAGGGGGAGGCCGCGCGGCACGTCCCGAGCGCGTGGGAGACGATCCCGCCCGAGGCGTCGGTCGCCGCGCGGGAGCGGGGGAGCGCGGCTTCGCTGCGGCGGATCCTTGGTGACGAGTTGGCCGGCTCCCCTGGCCTGGTGCGTGCCGCCGACCTGGCCACCAAGGCCGCGACGAGCGCGCCTATGGAGGGTCGGGTGGTGTACGCCGGAATGCGTGCACTGCCGGTGCCGGGCGATCCGGTCGCCCGGCTGTGGCATTCCGCGACCATGCTGCGTGAGCACCGCTGTGACGGGCACGTCGCTGCTCTGGTCGGCGCGCGCATCGGCGGCACGGAGGCCCACGTGCTCTCCGCGCTGGAGATGGGCATTCACCCGCCGGAGTCGTTCGGGCGCATCCATCACCTGCCCAAGGAGCGGCTGGCCGCGGTCATGGATGGCTTGCGTGAGCGCGGGCTCGTCGACACCGACGGCCGGTTCACCGACTCTGGCCGCGCGACCAAGCAGCGCGTCGAAGACCTCACCGACGAGCTTGCCGCCCCGCCGTACGATGCCCTGTCTTCCGCCGAGCTCGACGAGCTGATCGCCGAGCTCGAACCCATCACCGCGACGCTGGTGGCCACGGGGTCGCAGTGA
- a CDS encoding helix-turn-helix domain-containing protein encodes MSKPAKRSFSFEFKLGVVQRFLAGATELDLAREFGLSSPKLIEAWVRTYRDEGEDGLRPKRRGRPPKPDAQGASGETELEILRRENERLRAETPIWKIACPEDAGTAAKVEQAPGKSHRAPRAARSRVADREEDRAQADA; translated from the coding sequence GTGAGCAAGCCAGCCAAGCGATCGTTTTCTTTCGAGTTCAAGCTCGGGGTGGTGCAGCGGTTCCTCGCTGGTGCGACCGAGCTCGACCTGGCTCGTGAGTTCGGTCTGTCCTCGCCCAAGCTGATCGAGGCGTGGGTGCGGACCTACCGCGACGAGGGCGAGGACGGGCTCCGTCCGAAACGCCGGGGCCGCCCGCCCAAGCCCGATGCTCAGGGGGCGAGCGGGGAAACCGAGCTCGAAATATTGCGCCGGGAGAACGAGCGGCTGCGGGCGGAAACGCCTATCTGGAAAATTGCGTGCCCTGAGGATGCAGGAACAGCGGCGAAAGTAGAACAGGCGCCGGGGAAATCGCATCGTGCACCGCGCGCTGCGCGAAGCCGGGTGGCGGATCGCGAAGAAGACCGTGCTCAAGCTGATGCGTGA
- a CDS encoding IS3 family transposase produces MHRALREAGWRIAKKTVLKLMRELGLACPIRRRRRYVSCQGEVGKVADNILSRQFTATAPNQKMGHRHHRVPRQRPQTLLTAGRVLAPPRRASDPMWNDGRCRRLSHRQVIEPDSLSGSRPAIVSFGQASERDRFPRDHIGESALPRVPPDPGDASTYSGSPPPIANLTEP; encoded by the coding sequence GTGCACCGCGCGCTGCGCGAAGCCGGGTGGCGGATCGCGAAGAAGACCGTGCTCAAGCTGATGCGTGAACTAGGTCTGGCCTGCCCGATCCGCCGGAGGCGGCGCTATGTCTCCTGCCAGGGCGAGGTCGGCAAGGTCGCCGACAACATCCTGAGCAGGCAGTTCACCGCCACAGCTCCGAACCAGAAAATGGGTCACCGACATCACCGGGTTCCGCGTCAACGCCCGCAAACTCTACTCACGGCCGGCCGTGTTCTGGCCCCGCCAAGGCGGGCAAGCGATCCGATGTGGAATGACGGCCGTTGCCGCCGCCTGTCCCACCGGCAGGTCATTGAGCCGGATTCCTTGAGTGGATCTCGACCCGCCATTGTTAGCTTTGGTCAGGCAAGCGAGCGCGACCGCTTCCCGCGTGACCACATCGGCGAGTCGGCGCTCCCCCGCGTGCCACCCGATCCTGGAGACGCCTCGACGTACTCAGGATCGCCGCCGCCGATCGCGAACCTCACCGAACCCTGA
- a CDS encoding acyl-CoA dehydrogenase family protein, whose product MSSTDVPTREELVRRAAELAPVLKKHANWSEQNRRVHDESIEALAEAGVFKLRRPKRYGGYEADARTLVDVATEIGRADGSTSWVASVYWIPTWMACQFPEAVQDEVFSTPDVRICGTLSPSAMAAPVDGGVVVNGKWGFISGALHAQWQEIIAILVPPEGEPYPIMALVPISDLLVVDDWDTAGLRGTGSVSTVAQDVFIPAERVLPLPAVLEGQGGAAGSIYRSPLLPVAAASSVGTLVGMAKSAQDSFLKRLPDRKITYTAYESQREAPITHHQVAESAMKIDEAQFHAHRLSTLVDTKITDGSPWKLEERAIARADLGAVVRLAKESIDILATASGGSSIYHGIPIQRIARDVAAVNLHALMHPNTNAELYGRVLCGLEPNTLYI is encoded by the coding sequence GTGTCGAGCACCGATGTTCCGACGCGGGAGGAACTGGTTCGCCGCGCGGCCGAACTGGCTCCCGTACTGAAGAAACACGCGAACTGGTCCGAGCAGAACCGACGGGTGCACGACGAGTCCATCGAGGCGCTCGCCGAGGCGGGCGTGTTCAAGCTGCGCCGCCCGAAGCGTTACGGCGGCTATGAGGCCGACGCCCGCACCCTGGTCGACGTCGCCACGGAGATCGGCCGCGCCGATGGCTCCACTTCGTGGGTGGCCTCGGTGTACTGGATCCCGACCTGGATGGCTTGCCAGTTCCCGGAAGCGGTGCAGGACGAGGTGTTCTCCACCCCCGACGTCCGCATCTGCGGCACGCTCAGCCCGTCCGCGATGGCCGCGCCGGTCGACGGTGGCGTCGTCGTGAACGGCAAGTGGGGCTTCATCAGCGGGGCGCTCCACGCGCAGTGGCAGGAGATCATCGCGATCCTCGTGCCACCCGAAGGGGAGCCGTACCCGATCATGGCGCTGGTGCCGATTTCGGATCTGCTCGTCGTGGACGACTGGGACACCGCGGGCCTGCGCGGCACCGGCAGTGTTTCGACGGTGGCGCAGGACGTCTTCATCCCGGCCGAGCGCGTGCTCCCGCTGCCCGCGGTGCTGGAGGGGCAGGGCGGCGCGGCAGGTTCGATCTACCGGTCGCCGCTGCTGCCGGTCGCCGCGGCTTCGTCGGTCGGCACGCTGGTGGGCATGGCGAAGTCGGCTCAGGACAGCTTCCTCAAGCGGCTCCCGGACCGGAAGATCACTTACACCGCCTACGAATCACAGCGCGAGGCCCCGATCACGCACCACCAGGTGGCCGAGTCGGCGATGAAGATCGACGAGGCGCAGTTCCACGCACACCGACTGTCCACTTTGGTCGACACGAAGATCACCGACGGCTCGCCGTGGAAGCTCGAGGAGCGCGCTATCGCGCGGGCCGACCTCGGCGCGGTGGTCCGTCTCGCCAAGGAGTCCATCGACATTCTGGCCACGGCCTCCGGCGGTTCCTCGATCTACCACGGCATCCCGATCCAGCGCATCGCCCGCGACGTCGCCGCGGTCAACCTCCACGCGCTGATGCACCCCAACACCAACGCCGAACTGTACGGACGCGTGCTCTGCGGGCTCGAGCCCAACACGCTCTACATCTAG
- a CDS encoding SgcJ/EcaC family oxidoreductase: MTTTETGTAADQAAIAALTQKVIAAWAYHDADSFAGVFTEDGTMILPGVYKKGRDEIRSFLVESFAGNYKGTQVTGRPLEIRFFTPDSGVLITQGGVLGPGETEVADSQSIRASWTVVKRDGAWQLASYQNTPAKQQLPKPGTAA, from the coding sequence ATGACCACGACCGAAACCGGGACGGCCGCCGACCAGGCCGCGATCGCAGCACTGACCCAGAAGGTCATCGCCGCGTGGGCTTACCACGACGCCGACTCCTTCGCCGGCGTCTTCACCGAAGACGGCACGATGATCCTGCCCGGCGTCTACAAGAAGGGCCGCGACGAGATCCGGTCGTTCCTCGTGGAGTCCTTCGCGGGCAACTACAAGGGCACCCAGGTCACCGGCCGTCCGCTGGAGATCCGTTTCTTCACCCCGGACTCCGGTGTGCTGATCACTCAGGGCGGCGTCCTCGGCCCCGGCGAAACCGAGGTCGCGGACTCGCAGTCGATCCGTGCTTCGTGGACCGTCGTCAAGCGTGACGGCGCATGGCAGCTGGCGTCCTACCAGAACACCCCGGCCAAGCAGCAGCTGCCCAAGCCGGGCACGGCCGCCTGA
- a CDS encoding cupin — protein MPTPASAATWFQRLDQQIFLADVLSRDSGAAMSVGFGRYGKGEKNPWKMTYDEALVITSGVFTVEGPSGSVTARAGEVDYLRAGTEVVYAADEDTELVYVTYPHWLAATESSAEAHRLDDFHVA, from the coding sequence ATCCCGACGCCCGCTTCCGCCGCGACCTGGTTTCAGCGCCTTGACCAGCAGATCTTCCTTGCCGACGTCCTCTCACGGGACAGCGGCGCGGCGATGTCGGTCGGGTTCGGGCGCTATGGGAAGGGCGAGAAGAACCCTTGGAAGATGACCTACGACGAGGCGCTGGTCATCACTTCCGGCGTCTTCACCGTCGAGGGACCATCCGGCTCGGTAACAGCGCGGGCCGGCGAGGTGGACTACTTGCGAGCCGGAACCGAGGTGGTCTATGCGGCCGATGAGGACACCGAGCTGGTGTACGTCACCTATCCACACTGGTTGGCCGCGACGGAATCGTCCGCTGAAGCGCATCGCCTCGACGACTTCCACGTGGCCTGA